The following are encoded together in the Bos taurus isolate L1 Dominette 01449 registration number 42190680 breed Hereford chromosome 17, ARS-UCD2.0, whole genome shotgun sequence genome:
- the LHFPL7 gene encoding LHFPL tetraspan subfamily member 7 protein, which produces MVGSVWAALGLSLTCISAISLVSPAWFQTTTFSFGVLTYCSWPQGDSWNQSCGTFQSLDDIPDFAWKVSAAMLLGGWLLLAFSAILLLSWALAPKGLCPRRGSGPVPGVQAAAAIATIMGLLVFPVSLASPFAKEACVASSMYHGGQCQLGWGYVTAILNAVLASLLPVITRPHVTEVQRRTIFFSSDTESIILVPETTK; this is translated from the exons ATGGTGGGCAGTGTGTGGGCAGCTCTGGGGCTTTCCCTCACCTGCATCTCGGCCATCAGCCTCGTCTCCCCTGcctggttccagaccaccaccttCTCCTTCGGTGTCCTCACCTACTGTTCCTGGCCTCAGGGTGACAGCTGGAACCAGAGCTGTGGGACCTTCCAGTCCCTGGATGACATTCCTGACTTTGCCTGGAAG GTTTCAGCTGCAATGCTCCTTGGAGGCTGGCTCCTATTGGCTTTCAGTGCAATTCTCCTCCTGTCCTGGGCCCTTGCCCCCAAAGGACTGTGCCCACGGAGGGGCAGCGGTCCAGTGCCAGGGGTACAGGCAGCAGCAG CCATCGCCACCATCATGGGCCTGCTGGTTTTCCCCGTCAGCTTGGCCTCGCCGTTCGCCAAGGAAGCCTGCGTAGCCTCCTCCATGTACCATGGTGGTCAGTGCCAGCTAGGCTGGGGCTATGTGACCGCCATCCTCAACGCAGTTCTGGCCAGCCTCCTGCCCGTGATCACGCGGCCCCACGTGACTGAGGTCCAGAGGAGGACCATCTTCTTCTCCAGTGACACTGAGAGCATCATCCTTGTGCCAGAAACGACCAAATGA